Proteins from a genomic interval of Quercus robur chromosome 9, dhQueRobu3.1, whole genome shotgun sequence:
- the LOC126698652 gene encoding uncharacterized protein LOC126698652 — MAYSNVVSRLSLRLQPFALKLGKISLSPLKSCSQSQASSSASASAGRFSRISRLPLELSSVETMIPLHNAIASARLVSSLSTDSQTWSLVPQGISMPL; from the exons ATGGCGTACTCAAATGTAGTCTCGAGGTTATCGTTGCGATTACAACCTTTCGCTCTCAAACTCGGCAAAATATCGCTCTCTCCGCTCAAATCCTGCTCTCAATCACAAGCCTCTTCCTCTGCCTCCGCCTCCGCGGGACGCTTTTCCCGCATTTCTCG GTTACCGTTGGAGTTAAGCAGCGTGGAAACGATGATACCGTTGCACAACGCGATAGCTTCGGCGAGGCTTGTGTCGAGCTTGTCCACTGATTCTCAGACCTGGAGTTTAGTTCCTCAAG GTATATCAATGCCTTTATGA